Proteins encoded in a region of the Dreissena polymorpha isolate Duluth1 chromosome 6, UMN_Dpol_1.0, whole genome shotgun sequence genome:
- the LOC127834636 gene encoding toll-like receptor 4 — protein MDGASVNEKLHVFEDIADDTTYTHWLDSMTLKEDAVRKHMVGPETPNYCSTCTCSQYNERLYVDCADKGLKNAFDDISRKTVDLNYTKNDIVNVTYGNFRGLTLLKVLKLSYNKIREIAKGAFRDLTNLTDLYIDNNYMVTLQTGIPEGTLDSLTNLRLLVMHGNVYICEASRLNGRTFQRLNNLKFLVIDGFRQMKFDDHFLNTRLSTLILIGPPYGCALNVVDYDIFDGLLHLENLSMRDCNISSISPVALARLKSLRYLDISQNYQLGMQHVLGPVATALMDSDIKILKMNLVSNPYQEVNRLDNENLFYINQLNLTELYMDSNSIEMIDFNNPLFSKYSTLKVLRLKRNSLFYGLFVESLVWNNPSIEVLDFGNQFPFNNIIHFPVEKPRRSTIRYLNGSTLNLKKFIFTGAKSVVKILMLGDSENTIEYIDISCNNINNEFELPSLLFLTFLKISNNFIEKLSESVFRATPSLKYLEMQDNILGFELGSAKAVNMFVHLKLLETINMSKNRIYSLTSSLFSQCVSLQKIDLSENYLDIFDLNLHNLRNLSVLNLRNNRLQTLSEPVRVYLSDMTSAHAVMVNLQDNKLACNCENIEFLRWLLKTNVSVTGKHFYNCYYNNASRSRIESSTTDALVTQCYTYLSLITSLTAIISVFVVINISGIIFRYRWHIVYWYYHVVKRRDITMDAPHDMFQYDAYLAYDDHETSLVVRTIHTKLEVESNLRLNIRDRDFPLGDINALNIVEAISSSRKTILLLSRHSLKNKWFRFEINIAIIEAITTNRPVTVIVYVEDIPLRFLPKEVSKLLQDSPVLDFPKDTDASQNAFWNSLKDCISR, from the coding sequence ATGGATGGAGCGTCTGTGAACGAAAAACTACACGTGTTTGAAGACATTGCGGATGATACTACATACACCCATTGGTTAGATTCAATGACATTGAAGGAGGATGCAGTACGTAAGCATATGGTGGGACCTGAGACACCAAACTACTGCTCGACGTGTACATGCTCACAATATAATGAGCGTCTGTACGTGGATTGCGCTGATAAAGGTCTCAAAAATGCATTCGATGATATTAGTCGAAAAACTGTTGACCTTAATTACACAAAGAATGATATTGTAAATGTGACCTATGGCAATTTTCGTGGCTTGACACTATTGAAAGTCCTGAAGctgtcttataataaaatacgGGAAATAGCCAAAGGTGCGTTTAGGGACCTTACAAATCTTACAGATTTATATATAGACAACAATTATATGGTTACGTTGCAAACAGGTATTCCGGAAGGAACATTAGATTCTTTGACAAATCTTCGTCTGCTTGTCATGCatggaaatgtgtatatatgcgAGGCTTCAAGGCTAAACGGGCGGACATTCCAGCGATTGAACAACTTAAAGTTTCTTGTCATCGACGGATTCAGACAGATGAAATTTGACGATCATTTTCTTAATACGCGTTTGTCCACCTTAATACTAATAGGCCCACCTTATGGATGTGCATTAAACGTTGTAGATTATGATATATTTGATGGTTTGCTGCATCTTGAAAATCTCTCCATGAGGGATTGTAACATATCATCCATTTCGCCGGTAGCTCTCGCACGTCTGAAATCATTGCGATACCTGGATATTTCACAGAATTATCAATTGGGAATGCAGCACGTGTTAGGTCCTGTTGCGACAGCTTTAATGGATAGTGatattaaaatactgaaaatgAACTTAGTTTCTAACCCTTATCAGGAAGTTAATAGATTAGATAATGAaaatttgttttacattaatcagcTAAATCTAACGGAATTGTATATGGATTCAAACTCTATTGAAATGATAGATTTTAACAATCcccttttttcaaaatattccaCTCTCAAAGTGTTGCGTTTAAAACGAAACTCTCTTTTTTATGGTTTATTTGTCGAATCACTTGTATGGAATAATCCTAGCATTGAAGTGCTAGATTTCGGAAATCAATTTCCgtttaacaatattatacattttccTGTAGAAAAACCCCGTCGCAGTACGATACGATATTTAAATGGTTCCACTTTAAACCTAAAGAAATTTATATTTACCGGCGCGAAATCTGTTGTTAAGATTTTAATGTTGGGGGACTCTGAAAATACTATAGAATATATTGACATTTCCTGTAATAATATCAACAACGAATTTGAACTGCCATCTTTATTGTTTTTGACGtttcttaaaatatcaaacaacTTTATTGAAAAATTGTCAGAATCAGTATTTAGAGCTACGCCATCTTTAAAATACCTGGAAATGCAAGATAATATCCTTGGTTTCGAATTAGGATCTGCCAAAGCAGTCAATATGTTTGTACATCTAAAACTTCTAGAAACCATTAATATGTCAAAAAATAGAATTTACAGTTTAACAAGTTCGCTGTTCTCTCAATGCGTCAGTTTACAGAAAATCGATCTTTCGGAAAATTACCTTGACATCTTTGAccttaatttacataatttaagaaATTTGTCAGTCCTGAATCTGAGAAATAATCGTCTTCAAACTTTATCTGAACCCGTTCGAGTATATCTGTCTGACATGACATCTGCACATGCAGTAATGGTTAACTTACAGGACAATAAATTGGCGTGTAATTGCGAAAACATCGAATTCTTGAGATGGCTGTTAAAAACAAACGTTTCTGTAACAGGAAAGCACTTTTATAATTGCTACTATAATAATGCTAGTAGATCTCGCATTGAGTCAAGTACAACTGATGCTCTAGTCACTCAGTGCTATACTTATTTATCCTTAATTACATCACTTACAGCTATTATCTCAGTCTTTGTCGTCATCAATATTTCGGGAATTATATTTAGGTACCGCTGGCATATTGTCTATTGGTACTACCATGTCGTGAAACGTCGAGATATTACTATGGATGCACCACACGACATGTTTCAGTATGATGCGTATTTAGCCTATGACGATCATGAGACCAGTTTAGTTGTAAGGACTATACACACAAAGCTTGAAGTTGAATCCAACCTGAGGCTGAATATTCGAGACCGCGACTTTCCACTTGGTGATATCAATGCTCTGAATATCGTCGAAGCAATCAGCTCGAGCAGAAAAACAATTTTGCTTCTAAGCAGACATTCTCTTAAGAACAAATGGTTTAggtttgaaataaacattgctaTCATTGAAGCCATTACCACGAATCGACCGGTTACTGTAATTGTGTATGTGGAAGATATTCCACTTCGCTTTCTACCGAAGGAAGTTAGTAAACTTCTGCAAGATTCACCGGTTTTAGATTTTCCAAAGGACACAGATGCTTCCCAAAACGCGTTTTGGAACAGTTTGAAAGACTGTATTAGCCGGTGA